One genomic window of Prochlorococcus sp. MIT 0801 includes the following:
- a CDS encoding response regulator transcription factor, with protein MSDPNPSTQEISQTPRILLVDDEPGLRTAVQAYLEDEGFQVTTAVDGEEGWEKAQKMIPDVIISDVMMPRCDGYGLLNKIREDERLGGTPVIFLTAKGMTADRTQGYQAGVDDYMPKPFDPDELVARVKNVVQRQERLLTEAARFANADVGQMAKQITEIKSMLSHGDKNHSRKDDSIPNFTPREASVLQLVAEGLMNKEIARQLETSIRNVEKYVSRLFIKTGTSSRTELVRYALENHLVT; from the coding sequence ATGAGTGACCCCAATCCATCAACACAAGAAATTTCTCAAACTCCAAGGATATTACTTGTCGATGACGAGCCCGGTTTAAGAACTGCTGTTCAGGCCTATCTTGAAGATGAAGGTTTTCAAGTTACAACCGCTGTCGATGGAGAAGAGGGATGGGAAAAAGCTCAAAAAATGATCCCTGATGTAATTATCAGTGACGTCATGATGCCTAGATGTGATGGTTATGGGCTTTTAAACAAAATTAGAGAAGATGAAAGACTTGGAGGTACACCTGTCATTTTCCTTACTGCTAAAGGTATGACTGCTGATAGGACTCAGGGTTATCAAGCAGGTGTAGACGATTACATGCCAAAACCATTTGATCCAGATGAGCTAGTTGCAAGAGTTAAGAATGTAGTTCAGCGGCAAGAGCGACTATTAACTGAAGCAGCCAGATTTGCTAATGCTGATGTTGGCCAAATGGCAAAACAGATTACAGAAATAAAATCAATGCTTAGCCATGGGGATAAAAACCACTCACGCAAAGATGATTCGATTCCTAATTTCACCCCAAGAGAGGCAAGCGTTTTGCAACTAGTAGCGGAAGGTTTAATGAACAAAGAAATTGCAAGACAACTTGAGACTTCTATCCGCAATGTAGAGAAATATGTGAGTCGATTATTTATTAAAACCGGTACTTCCAGTAGAACAGAACTAGTTAGATATGCACTTGAAAATCATTTAGTTACCTAA
- a CDS encoding cysteine desulfurase family protein — MDNNHLIFDFQSSTPCCTKVVEEMAPYWNELWGNPSNTNNRSGVFASAAVEVSREKIASYLNINPKRLIFTSGATEANNLGLVGHARAKAQLIGKPGHIITVATEHHAVLDPLRQLQKEGFRLTELQPNKEGLINIEQLSEAFEKDTFLVSVMAANNEIGVLQPIGDIGSFCKRKGIAFHSDAAQAFGYLDLDPDKFRIDLMSLSAHKIYGPKGIGALVIREGFPLEPSQYGGGQELGLRSGTLPVPLIVGFAKAVEITKNDQDERNKRLLFFRNLLLSGLKKNISGLIVNGSIDQRLPHNLNITFPGVKGSQLHGQLRRFIFCTSGSACSNGEASHVLQEIGLSKKDAEASIRMSIGRNTTEKDINKAINIITNIVINLRQ, encoded by the coding sequence ATGGATAATAATCACCTAATTTTTGATTTTCAGTCTTCAACACCATGTTGTACGAAGGTTGTTGAGGAGATGGCTCCTTATTGGAATGAGTTGTGGGGTAATCCCTCTAATACTAATAATCGATCCGGTGTTTTTGCTTCAGCTGCAGTTGAAGTATCTCGTGAAAAAATAGCTTCATATTTGAATATCAATCCGAAAAGATTAATTTTCACTAGTGGGGCAACAGAAGCGAATAATTTGGGTTTAGTTGGACATGCAAGAGCTAAAGCACAACTGATTGGAAAACCTGGACACATAATTACCGTTGCAACTGAACATCATGCAGTCCTTGATCCGCTTAGGCAGCTTCAAAAAGAAGGGTTTCGCTTGACAGAATTGCAACCGAATAAAGAGGGTTTAATCAATATTGAACAACTTTCTGAAGCTTTTGAAAAAGATACTTTTCTGGTTAGCGTCATGGCTGCAAATAATGAGATAGGGGTTTTGCAACCTATTGGTGACATTGGATCTTTTTGTAAGAGAAAGGGAATCGCTTTTCATTCTGATGCCGCTCAAGCCTTTGGATACTTAGATTTAGATCCCGATAAATTTCGCATTGATTTGATGAGTTTGAGTGCTCACAAAATCTATGGACCTAAAGGTATTGGGGCTTTGGTGATTAGGGAAGGATTCCCTCTTGAACCTTCTCAATATGGAGGAGGTCAGGAGCTTGGATTAAGATCTGGCACGCTCCCTGTCCCGTTAATTGTTGGCTTTGCAAAGGCAGTCGAAATAACAAAAAATGATCAGGATGAGAGGAACAAGAGACTTTTGTTTTTTAGAAACTTATTGTTGAGTGGATTAAAAAAGAATATTTCTGGATTGATAGTTAATGGATCTATTGATCAAAGATTGCCTCATAATCTCAATATCACTTTCCCTGGCGTGAAGGGAAGTCAATTGCATGGTCAATTAAGAAGGTTTATTTTTTGTACTAGTGGTTCAGCTTGTAGTAATGGTGAAGCTTCTCATGTTCTGCAGGAGATAGGGCTCAGCAAAAAAGATGCTGAGGCGTCAATAAGGATGAGTATTGGGAGAAATACTACGGAGAAAGATATCAACAAGGCTATTAATATTATTACGAATATAGTGATTAATCTTAGACAATAA
- the rsmH gene encoding 16S rRNA (cytosine(1402)-N(4))-methyltransferase RsmH, with product MKEGPISSSSNFNHVPVMGKEIIQSLKELPSELTKQGLIIDATIGGGGHSAQILENFPGIKIIGLDQDPMAREAASKKLIKFGTRIKIISTNFADFSLDEQAICVLADLGVSSHQLDEPSRGFSFRLNGPIDMRMNPEEGSSAAELIETLSEQNLADLIYELGEEKRSRRIARKIKNDLAENGSYSGTQDLSYAIAGCFPPKQRYGRIHPSTRTFQALRIAVNNELGSLESLLLKAPNWLLENGLFMVMSFHSLEDRRVKSSFKTDNRLKVLSKKPIRASPEEIELNPRSKSAKLRISAKKFLT from the coding sequence ATGAAAGAAGGGCCAATTAGTTCAAGTTCTAACTTTAATCATGTCCCTGTAATGGGGAAAGAAATAATTCAATCACTAAAGGAATTGCCAAGTGAATTGACAAAACAAGGATTAATTATTGACGCCACAATTGGAGGAGGGGGTCATTCAGCTCAAATACTAGAAAATTTCCCAGGAATCAAAATTATTGGGCTTGATCAAGACCCAATGGCAAGAGAAGCAGCATCAAAAAAATTAATAAAATTCGGGACAAGAATAAAAATAATCTCTACGAACTTCGCAGACTTTTCACTTGATGAACAAGCCATTTGCGTCTTAGCGGATCTTGGTGTTAGTAGTCATCAACTGGATGAGCCTTCAAGAGGTTTTAGTTTTCGTTTAAATGGTCCAATAGATATGCGAATGAATCCCGAAGAGGGTTCAAGTGCAGCCGAACTTATTGAAACTCTCTCTGAGCAAAATCTAGCTGATTTAATATATGAATTAGGCGAAGAAAAACGATCTAGGCGTATTGCAAGAAAAATAAAAAATGATCTAGCTGAAAATGGATCATACTCTGGAACTCAAGACCTTTCTTATGCAATTGCAGGCTGCTTCCCCCCCAAGCAAAGATATGGTCGAATTCATCCCTCAACAAGAACTTTTCAGGCTTTAAGAATAGCTGTGAATAATGAATTAGGCTCTCTCGAAAGTTTACTTTTAAAAGCTCCAAACTGGTTGTTAGAGAATGGATTATTTATGGTAATGAGTTTTCATTCACTAGAAGATAGAAGAGTAAAATCGAGCTTTAAGACAGACAATAGATTGAAAGTACTATCTAAAAAGCCTATCAGAGCAAGCCCAGAAGAGATAGAATTAAACCCAAGAAGTAAAAGTGCAAAGTTAAGAATTTCTGCAAAGAAATTCTTAACTTAG
- a CDS encoding NAD(P)H-quinone oxidoreductase subunit H, translated as MAQLETRTEPMVVNFGPHHPSMHGVLRLVVTLDGEDVVDCEPVIGYLHRGMEKIAENRTNVMFVPYVSRMDYAAGMFYEAIVVNAPERLANIKVPKRASYIRAIMLELNRIANHLLWLGPFLADVGAQTPFFYIFREREMIYDLWEAATGQRLINNNYFRIGGVACDLPWGWLEKCKDFCDWFGPKIDEYEKLITNNPIFRRRIEGLGVIGKEQAINWSLSGPMLRAAGVPWDLRKVDHYECYDDFEWDIAWEKEGDCYARYRVRIEEMRQSLKILRQACEMIPGGPTENLEAQRTVEGKKGDLSGFDYQYIAKKVAPTFKIPNGELYTRLESGKGEIGVFIQGNNDVTPWRFKIRAADSNNLQILPHILKGAKVADIMAILGSIDVIMGSVDR; from the coding sequence ATGGCGCAGCTTGAAACGCGTACGGAGCCAATGGTGGTCAACTTTGGGCCACATCATCCATCAATGCATGGGGTGTTGCGATTGGTCGTAACCCTTGATGGAGAGGATGTTGTTGATTGTGAACCAGTTATTGGTTACTTGCATCGAGGGATGGAGAAAATTGCTGAGAATAGAACAAACGTCATGTTTGTTCCATACGTAAGCCGTATGGATTATGCGGCTGGTATGTTTTATGAAGCCATTGTTGTTAATGCCCCTGAGCGTTTAGCAAATATAAAGGTACCCAAGAGAGCAAGTTATATCAGAGCGATAATGCTTGAGTTGAATAGGATCGCTAACCATTTACTATGGTTAGGCCCATTTTTGGCTGATGTAGGAGCGCAAACTCCTTTCTTCTATATTTTTAGAGAAAGAGAGATGATTTACGATTTGTGGGAGGCTGCAACTGGTCAAAGATTGATTAATAATAATTATTTCCGTATTGGAGGCGTTGCATGTGATTTACCTTGGGGCTGGTTAGAAAAATGCAAAGATTTTTGTGACTGGTTTGGTCCCAAAATTGATGAGTATGAAAAATTGATAACCAATAACCCTATTTTTCGAAGACGTATAGAAGGTTTAGGAGTCATAGGGAAAGAACAAGCGATTAACTGGAGCCTTTCTGGCCCAATGCTTCGGGCAGCGGGTGTTCCATGGGATTTGAGAAAAGTAGATCACTATGAATGTTATGACGATTTTGAATGGGATATTGCATGGGAGAAAGAGGGAGATTGTTATGCAAGATATAGAGTTCGTATTGAAGAAATGAGACAGTCATTGAAAATATTAAGACAAGCTTGTGAGATGATTCCTGGAGGGCCAACAGAAAATCTTGAGGCACAAAGAACAGTTGAGGGAAAAAAAGGTGATTTGTCGGGGTTTGATTATCAATATATAGCGAAGAAAGTGGCACCTACTTTTAAGATCCCTAATGGTGAATTATATACACGTCTTGAGTCTGGCAAAGGTGAAATAGGGGTATTTATTCAAGGTAATAATGATGTAACTCCTTGGCGGTTTAAAATTAGAGCAGCTGATTCTAATAATTTGCAGATACTTCCTCACATACTTAAGGGAGCTAAGGTCGCTGACATAATGGCTATATTAGGTTCGATCGATGTGATTATGGGTTCTGTTGATAGATAG
- a CDS encoding acyl-CoA thioesterase, producing the protein MEKRNPREWLCLNRTVRFGETDAAGVVHFLELFRWCHETWEESLEKFGIVLQEIFPSTQINTSQLDVALPVVHCEANYFQPLYVGDTINIELYPEKINESSFVLRFKFKKNGEQIGSTNIKHVSINPITRKKCALSKQINLWLHDSSSNF; encoded by the coding sequence TTGGAAAAGCGTAATCCTAGAGAATGGTTATGTTTGAATCGAACAGTTCGTTTTGGTGAGACAGATGCTGCTGGTGTGGTGCATTTCCTTGAATTGTTCAGATGGTGTCATGAAACTTGGGAAGAAAGTTTAGAAAAATTTGGAATAGTTTTACAAGAAATTTTCCCTTCAACCCAAATCAATACAAGCCAACTGGATGTAGCTTTACCAGTGGTTCATTGTGAAGCAAATTACTTTCAACCACTTTATGTGGGAGATACTATCAATATCGAACTGTATCCAGAGAAGATAAATGAGTCTTCATTTGTACTTAGATTTAAATTTAAAAAGAATGGAGAGCAAATCGGTTCGACAAATATAAAACATGTATCGATAAATCCAATTACTAGAAAAAAATGTGCATTATCTAAACAAATAAATTTGTGGCTTCATGATTCTAGTTCGAATTTTTAG
- a CDS encoding AMP-binding protein: protein MTKIAVVECIPEKNLDCSKEILKNFEKHNWVYLAPPKDQTKIPTSSTLPEGEGIIISSGGSLGGPNLCFQSLKNLTNSALSTGKWLKNHGLKPNECIILNSLPLHHISGFMPWWRHQTWDSGYYWISNSIMHKPLQLKQFSEALTNKHRRPLITSLVPTQLLSLIDNTDGLKWLQSLAVIWVGGASIPIDLAEKARRKSINLAPCYGATETVAMVTCLSPKDFLNGSNSVGFPLEDVEIEINKRNSLKIKTSRIATSKWKTNKFESIKDSNGWWEAGDLAQYITLDNRKAIQILGRRDSAINSGGETIFPEDIEMELMKIISKNQIPIKDIFVLGVSDKKWGQRLVALTKFKGKELNRYPIISLLNDLIEDWQPSKKPLNWYDCPKLSRNINKKWEIKKWQDWIAFNKPIN, encoded by the coding sequence ATGACCAAAATTGCAGTTGTAGAATGTATTCCTGAAAAAAACCTGGACTGTTCAAAAGAAATTTTAAAGAATTTTGAAAAGCATAACTGGGTATATCTAGCGCCTCCAAAAGATCAAACGAAAATCCCCACATCGTCAACCTTACCTGAAGGAGAAGGAATAATCATTTCAAGCGGGGGCAGCCTTGGAGGGCCAAATCTTTGTTTCCAATCACTTAAAAATCTCACTAATTCGGCTTTATCAACCGGAAAGTGGTTAAAGAATCATGGCCTTAAGCCAAATGAATGCATCATTCTCAATTCACTACCTTTGCATCATATAAGTGGTTTCATGCCTTGGTGGAGACATCAGACTTGGGACTCTGGGTATTACTGGATTTCAAATTCTATAATGCATAAACCACTTCAACTTAAGCAATTTAGTGAAGCATTAACTAATAAACATAGACGTCCATTAATTACATCCCTAGTTCCAACTCAATTATTATCTTTGATAGATAATACTGATGGTTTAAAATGGCTTCAATCCCTTGCTGTGATATGGGTTGGAGGAGCTTCCATCCCTATAGACCTTGCTGAAAAAGCACGCAGAAAGTCTATTAATCTAGCTCCTTGTTATGGGGCCACCGAAACAGTAGCAATGGTGACTTGCCTTAGTCCTAAAGACTTTTTAAATGGAAGTAATAGTGTTGGGTTCCCTCTCGAAGATGTTGAGATAGAAATCAACAAAAGAAATTCACTTAAGATTAAAACCAGTAGAATTGCAACTTCAAAATGGAAGACTAATAAATTCGAATCAATTAAAGACTCAAATGGATGGTGGGAAGCAGGCGATCTAGCGCAATACATCACTCTCGACAATAGAAAAGCAATACAAATCCTAGGTAGAAGAGATTCAGCTATAAATTCGGGCGGTGAAACGATTTTTCCAGAAGATATCGAAATGGAATTAATGAAAATAATCTCAAAAAATCAAATCCCAATTAAAGATATTTTTGTACTAGGAGTTAGTGACAAGAAATGGGGACAACGTTTAGTTGCATTAACAAAATTCAAAGGGAAAGAACTAAACAGATATCCAATCATTTCACTTCTGAATGATCTCATTGAAGACTGGCAACCATCCAAAAAACCACTGAACTGGTACGATTGTCCAAAACTTTCAAGAAATATCAATAAAAAATGGGAAATAAAAAAATGGCAAGATTGGATAGCCTTTAATAAACCTATTAACTAA
- the menC gene encoding o-succinylbenzoate synthase → MKLIINIKPFSFQLTRKLITSQGIIHNKVGLLLQIKDSNGNYGWGEVSPIEKKELEKSIESLDFIGKQTTKDSIENYLFELPGALAFGLGSCLADLESLTQRKLNLEGFDVAKSTYLLPTDIDPLESIRKYVDESNEKKSSCTIKWKVSHLENNFKEEKTLQKILDILPNNFKLRIDPNGGWSRQKAQEWINELKNEPRLEWIEQPLPSKDIEGLFSLATQIPIALDESLVEFPYLRKTWKSWQIRRPALDGDPRLLLKEIEQEDSQTVISTAFETGIGRRWVNHLAARQVKGGKPCAPGLAPGWCPKGPLFNNNPKLVWEAV, encoded by the coding sequence ATGAAATTAATAATTAATATCAAGCCATTTTCATTTCAACTAACAAGAAAGTTAATAACCTCGCAAGGAATTATTCATAACAAGGTAGGTTTATTGTTGCAAATAAAAGACTCAAATGGAAATTACGGATGGGGGGAAGTTTCACCTATTGAGAAAAAGGAATTAGAAAAAAGTATCGAAAGTCTTGATTTTATTGGGAAACAAACTACAAAAGATTCAATAGAAAATTATTTATTTGAATTGCCAGGCGCACTTGCTTTCGGATTAGGGTCCTGCTTAGCCGATTTAGAAAGTCTCACTCAAAGGAAGTTAAATCTTGAAGGTTTTGACGTCGCAAAATCAACTTATCTTTTACCTACAGATATTGATCCATTAGAGTCAATACGTAAATATGTAGATGAATCAAATGAGAAGAAAAGTTCTTGTACAATAAAATGGAAAGTATCTCACCTAGAAAATAACTTTAAGGAAGAAAAAACATTACAAAAAATCTTAGACATTTTACCAAATAATTTTAAACTTAGAATTGATCCAAATGGAGGTTGGAGTCGCCAAAAAGCACAAGAATGGATTAACGAACTCAAAAACGAACCTCGTTTGGAATGGATTGAACAGCCACTCCCATCAAAAGATATTGAAGGTTTATTTTCATTGGCCACTCAAATTCCAATCGCACTAGATGAATCTTTGGTTGAATTTCCATATTTACGAAAAACATGGAAAAGTTGGCAAATACGTCGCCCTGCATTAGATGGGGATCCTAGATTACTGTTAAAAGAAATAGAACAAGAAGATAGTCAAACAGTCATAAGCACAGCTTTTGAAACTGGTATTGGGAGAAGGTGGGTTAATCACCTCGCTGCCAGACAAGTCAAAGGGGGAAAGCCTTGTGCACCTGGACTTGCACCTGGATGGTGCCCAAAAGGCCCACTCTTCAACAACAATCCGAAATTAGTCTGGGAAGCCGTATGA
- the menA gene encoding 2-carboxy-1,4-naphthoquinone phytyltransferase, which produces MHELLPSLKGYTKKQTGRISLSVKSSTTDRKHLWQAAIKWPLYSVAIMPVIVSAGWELGNSGNIRLGQFIGFLIASILILLWENLTNDLFDDETGVDKYKFHSVVALTGSKSTVSRVAYFSLLLGLFIIFILALKSKITVLFLVIICCFLGYLYQGPPFRLGYKGLGEPLCWIAFGPLATAAALIVISPKSNFDTTPWGTSLIVGAGPAMATTLVLFCSHFHQINQDAAVGKKSPLVILGTHRAAEFLPWFVGLIFLLELLPVLLGIWPITTLICLISLPSGLDLIKLIKRHHNQPERIKNSKFLALRFQTINGLCLSIGFAISSFFYN; this is translated from the coding sequence ATGCATGAACTGCTGCCTAGTCTTAAGGGATACACCAAGAAACAAACAGGAAGGATTAGTTTATCAGTGAAGTCTTCTACAACTGACAGAAAACATCTTTGGCAAGCTGCAATTAAGTGGCCATTGTATTCAGTCGCAATAATGCCCGTAATTGTATCTGCAGGATGGGAGCTAGGAAATAGCGGCAATATTCGGCTGGGACAATTCATCGGTTTTCTAATTGCCTCAATCTTGATCTTGCTTTGGGAAAACCTTACCAATGATCTTTTTGACGATGAAACTGGTGTTGACAAATACAAATTCCACTCGGTAGTAGCTTTAACTGGTAGTAAAAGCACTGTAAGTCGAGTTGCATATTTTTCTCTTTTATTAGGTTTATTTATAATATTTATCCTCGCTCTAAAAAGTAAAATAACAGTACTTTTTTTAGTCATAATTTGTTGTTTCCTTGGATATTTATATCAAGGGCCACCATTTAGACTGGGGTATAAGGGGCTGGGAGAACCCCTTTGCTGGATTGCATTTGGACCACTTGCGACAGCTGCAGCACTAATTGTTATTTCTCCAAAATCTAATTTTGATACCACCCCCTGGGGAACTTCACTAATTGTTGGAGCAGGTCCCGCCATGGCGACCACTTTAGTTCTATTCTGTTCGCATTTTCATCAAATCAATCAAGATGCTGCTGTCGGTAAAAAATCACCCTTAGTTATTTTAGGCACTCATCGAGCGGCAGAATTTTTACCGTGGTTCGTTGGTCTAATATTTTTATTAGAATTACTACCTGTACTACTTGGAATATGGCCAATAACTACTCTTATATGTTTAATTAGCCTTCCTTCAGGATTAGATCTTATTAAATTAATTAAAAGACATCACAACCAACCTGAGCGTATTAAAAACAGTAAGTTTTTAGCTTTACGCTTTCAGACAATTAATGGTTTATGCTTGAGTATAGGTTTTGCTATATCCTCATTTTTTTATAATTAA
- a CDS encoding isochorismate synthase MenF: MNLEPVFSELLVSSLQKWSVRKVDECILSISVPVSQTDPLTTLPLIAEKHQFRFLWDLSPGLCLSAGGHCQSLDLSGPKRFENAQRFSDEIFTRLIEISPSPAFSASRILFSFSFFDQIKSNEKSIDDKFSLQAVLPKWQLTAKDGLTWLRLNSVAQNPSDVREAIEKLWSIREKINKSPVRIVNDEKENFLVDNFSDDWKSQYRDALAKGIELINAGDLDKLVLATRQHLSLRKPLDPLHLLARLRVQQTNSCRFLWQKNHDESFFGASPERLISLNQNQLLIDALAGTAKKGDDGRELLASSKDLREHHFVVNSIVEQLLKRGIKASYPSQPKLMTQDHLIHLHTLIQASVKEKSPLDLVEALHPTPAVAGLPLNKSLSWLRALEPFDRKTYASPIGWIDKNQNSEFRVAIRYGQLRANELKLFAGAGLVKGSTVKGEMQEVALKFEVLRNQLNLDRVNCSNDL; this comes from the coding sequence ATGAATTTAGAACCCGTCTTTAGTGAGCTTTTAGTTAGTTCTCTTCAGAAATGGAGTGTAAGAAAAGTTGATGAATGTATCTTGAGCATTTCTGTTCCTGTAAGTCAAACAGATCCTTTAACGACATTACCTTTAATTGCTGAAAAACATCAGTTTAGATTTCTTTGGGATCTCTCTCCCGGATTGTGCCTTTCTGCCGGAGGTCATTGTCAATCTTTGGATTTATCTGGACCAAAGAGGTTTGAAAATGCACAAAGATTTAGTGATGAGATTTTTACTCGATTAATAGAAATTTCTCCAAGTCCAGCATTTTCAGCCTCAAGGATTTTATTTTCATTTTCTTTCTTTGATCAAATTAAAAGTAATGAAAAATCAATAGATGATAAATTTTCCCTACAGGCTGTTTTGCCTAAGTGGCAATTAACCGCAAAAGATGGATTAACATGGTTACGTTTAAATTCAGTTGCCCAAAATCCTTCAGATGTTCGTGAAGCTATAGAAAAATTATGGTCAATTCGAGAAAAGATAAATAAATCACCAGTCCGAATTGTCAATGATGAAAAAGAAAATTTCTTAGTCGATAATTTCTCAGATGATTGGAAATCGCAATATCGAGATGCGTTGGCTAAAGGGATCGAATTAATAAATGCAGGTGATTTGGATAAACTTGTATTGGCTACGAGACAACATCTCTCCCTAAGAAAACCATTAGATCCACTGCATTTACTTGCTCGTTTAAGAGTTCAGCAAACTAATAGTTGTCGATTCCTATGGCAAAAAAATCATGATGAGTCATTTTTTGGTGCATCGCCTGAAAGATTGATAAGTCTCAATCAAAATCAGTTATTAATCGATGCTTTAGCTGGTACTGCAAAAAAAGGTGATGATGGGAGAGAATTGCTTGCTTCCTCTAAAGATTTAAGAGAACACCATTTTGTAGTTAATTCTATTGTCGAACAACTTTTAAAAAGAGGTATTAAAGCAAGTTATCCATCTCAACCAAAATTAATGACTCAAGACCATTTAATTCATTTGCATACTCTTATTCAAGCCTCTGTTAAAGAGAAATCTCCTCTTGATTTAGTTGAAGCACTTCATCCAACCCCTGCTGTTGCAGGATTACCTCTGAATAAATCTTTGAGTTGGTTGAGAGCTTTAGAACCATTTGACCGTAAAACATATGCTTCTCCAATTGGGTGGATAGATAAAAATCAAAATTCAGAATTTAGGGTTGCCATACGTTATGGACAGCTTAGAGCTAATGAACTTAAATTATTTGCTGGCGCTGGTTTAGTAAAAGGTTCAACTGTTAAGGGGGAAATGCAAGAAGTAGCTTTGAAATTTGAAGTTTTAAGAAATCAATTAAATTTAGATAGAGTTAATTGTTCAAATGATCTATAA
- the gshB gene encoding glutathione synthase — MKQLFVLDPIENINPKKDSSAALMQAASRADIDVWICTPSDLQARGDDAWVVSNKVNCEPWINVQSPRSLPLRDFSCIWMRKDPPVDEAFLYATHLLEVAERDGVNVINKPASLRAWNEKLGALRFSDLMAPTLVASRVEQLITFAKEYGEVVLKPLGGKGGQGVIRIAKDAPGLEALLELVTSQEHLPVMMQQFLPEVINGDKRILLVNGEPLGAINRRPKEGDFRSNLALGGKAETTKLTPKEIEICNQIKPALQEEGLFFVGIDVIGGMLSEINVTSPTGIREVENLMNVPLADQVIDYLIDHLNN; from the coding sequence ATGAAACAACTATTTGTTTTAGATCCAATTGAAAATATCAATCCTAAGAAGGATTCATCAGCAGCACTTATGCAAGCCGCATCAAGAGCCGACATAGATGTTTGGATCTGTACTCCCTCGGACCTGCAAGCCCGAGGAGACGATGCATGGGTCGTTTCTAACAAGGTCAATTGTGAACCATGGATCAATGTCCAGTCACCTCGAAGCCTTCCTTTAAGAGATTTCTCATGCATTTGGATGCGCAAAGATCCACCTGTTGACGAGGCTTTTTTATACGCCACTCATTTATTAGAAGTTGCAGAAAGAGATGGTGTCAATGTAATTAACAAGCCTGCATCACTTAGAGCTTGGAATGAAAAGTTAGGAGCTTTAAGATTTAGCGATTTAATGGCTCCCACTCTTGTCGCAAGTAGGGTGGAACAATTAATTACATTTGCAAAAGAGTATGGAGAAGTTGTCTTAAAACCACTTGGAGGGAAAGGTGGGCAAGGAGTCATACGAATTGCAAAGGATGCTCCAGGCTTAGAGGCATTACTCGAACTGGTTACTTCACAAGAACATTTGCCAGTGATGATGCAACAATTCCTACCAGAAGTAATCAATGGCGATAAAAGAATCCTTTTAGTTAATGGAGAGCCATTAGGTGCAATTAATAGACGTCCAAAGGAAGGAGACTTCAGAAGCAACTTGGCTTTAGGTGGAAAAGCTGAGACAACTAAATTAACTCCCAAAGAAATAGAGATATGTAATCAAATAAAGCCCGCTTTACAAGAGGAAGGTCTCTTTTTTGTTGGAATAGATGTGATCGGAGGAATGCTAAGTGAGATTAATGTGACGAGTCCAACTGGTATTAGAGAAGTAGAGAACCTAATGAATGTGCCATTAGCAGATCAAGTAATTGATTACCTTATAGATCATTTGAACAATTAA
- the grxC gene encoding glutaredoxin 3: MNRSIPDSGITTVEIYTWRFCPFCLRAKALLNEKGVQFTEYSIDGDDGARTKMSERAGGRRTVPQIFINGKSIGGCDELYELERNNELNELIGIRN, from the coding sequence ATGAACAGATCAATTCCCGATTCAGGCATTACTACAGTGGAAATATACACCTGGAGATTTTGCCCGTTTTGCTTACGTGCCAAAGCACTACTTAATGAAAAAGGAGTCCAATTCACAGAATATTCTATTGATGGAGACGATGGTGCAAGAACAAAAATGTCTGAAAGAGCCGGAGGCCGCAGAACTGTTCCACAAATTTTTATCAATGGAAAAAGTATTGGAGGTTGCGACGAGCTCTACGAACTTGAGAGAAATAACGAATTAAATGAACTGATTGGAATTAGAAATTGA